In Desulfuromonas acetexigens, the genomic stretch AATATTGATGCCCGCAACTGTGGCGGATGTCACACGGGAACCGCCACAGATCTTCCGAGGCTTTATCGCCGAACTTTTTATGCCCATTCTCACGACTTCGCCCGGCCCCAATTCCGCTACGTCATCGAATCGGTATCGGTCAACGCCAATCGCCAACCGGTCATTCGTTTCCGCGTCCAGCAGCGCGCCAATGCCGGAGCGGCCTTCGCAGACATGGATCTCTTAGCGCAACTTCCCGAGTATACTCCGGTTTACGGTGGAGCGGCGGTACGTCTTTCGAGTGGACCGAACTTTGCCTTGATCTATTCGACCACCGGGACGGACTGGGATCTCAACCGCCCCAATGGTCAACCTGCTTCCGCGTCCCTGGCGAATCTCGGCGCGGGCACGAAGGATGGAGCGGGCACCGGCAGTGGCAGCGCCGGGACTTTGGTCGCCAATGGCGATGGTTCGTTCACCGCGACGGTCACCGGGGGCAGTTATCCCGCCGGCGCGACTCGACGTGCCGTTTTTATGCAAGGATATTTCCAACTTGGTACCGCACGGCTCGATACGCCCTCGCCCCTGACTTTCGTCGATGGCGATACCGCTCGGCGGGAAATTGTCGAGCAGGACAAGTGCCTCGGTTGCCATGGCGGCATCGGGTTCCATGGTGGCAACCGAGTGGATAACCCCTTGGTTTGCGCCGGTTGTCACAACCCGCGCCTGACCAGCAGCGGACACACGCTTCCCGATGGTCAGCCGGAGGATGAAGTCAGTAATAATCTCAAGGACATGATTCACGGTATTCATGGCGGAACATTAGTCGGCGTGCGTAATTTTAACGGCAATGCAACCGCCTATGACTTCACCACGATCATGTACCCCGGGGTTCTCTCCAATTGTCTTTCTTGCCACAAAGAAGGGACGTTTGGGCAGCCCGCGACCGGTACGGCGGTAACCACCAATGTCACCTTGGATCGTACCGCCGCTGAAGCCGGTGCCGATGACCTCGTGACCAGTCCTTACAGCGCCAGCTGTGTCGGCTGTCACAACAGTACGGAAGCGATTGCGCACTTCAGGGATTTTAACGGCTCCGTGAGGGCCAAGCGTTCTGATGTGGTTGGTGGAGAAGAGCGTTGTGCCCTTTGCCACAGCATCTCGAATCCGGTCGAGCCCGTTGATGGGGTGCATAGCGGGCTGCAATAGACTGGGAATTGTATTGGTTTTTGTTTGAAGTAGAAGAAAGCGACGGGCTAAGGCCCGTCGCTTCAGACTGCTGACAAAGTCCCCGTCGAAAGGCGGGGATTTTGTTTATTATAGACGAAAGGGGACGTATAGACGAAAGGGGACGTTGTAGACGAAAGGGGACGTTGTTTAATTGTTGAATAAGGTCCGCCACTTTGCTACTCTCCCACCATGCCCCGTCAAACCCGCCTCGATATTCCCGGTCTGTTGCAGCACGTTATCGTTCGTGGTATCGAACGCCGGAATATTTTCCGCACCAACACGGATCGGCGCGATTTCGTCGAGCGACTCTCCCGTCTGCTCGTCGAGACCGATACGGACTGCTATGCCTGGGCGTTGATCCCCAATCATTTTCACCTCCTCTTAAAGCCCAAAGGCTGTGAACTCAAGCACTTCATGCGTCGGTTGCTGACAGGCTACGCCGTCAATTTCAACAAGCGGTACCGTCGCAGCGGGCACCTGTTTCAAAACCGCTACAAGTCGATTGTCTGCGAAGAAGACGCCTATCTGCTGGAATTGATCCGTTACATCCATCTCAATCCGCTGCGAGCCGGGCTGGTTAAAAACCTGGAGGCTCTTGCGCGTTTCCCCTGGTGCGGTCATGGTGTTCTGCTGGGAAATGCCTCGATGGAGGGGCAATCCGTCAAAGACGTCCTTACTCTTTTCGCGGAGCACCCGGCCCCGGCGTGCAAATGCTATCTGGCCTTTGTCGCCGATGGCGTTGCCGTGGGCGAGCGCCCGGAACTGGTCGGCGGCGGGCTCCGACGCAGTTGCGGCCAGAACATTTCTGAGGAACCACAGGCTTTTGATGAGCGGGTTCTCGGAGGCGGTGATTTTGTGGAAAAACTAAGTGGGCTTGAGCCGCTGAAAGAGGGTCTCGCCCCAAAGCTCGATCTGGGAAGACTCGCACATCGTGTCGCTGAACATTTCGAGATTGGCATCGATGAGCTTGTCGAGAGAGGTCGTTATCCGCAGCGAATCGCGGCTCGCGATCTCTTTTGCTATGTTGCAGTTCGTATCCTTGGCTACAGCGGCGTTCAGGCCGGGAAGTTGCTGGGGTTGCAACGTTCAGCGGTCAGTCATGCCGTAAGGCGGGGAAAGGTTCTGGCGGAGCAGGGGGGCTGGCGAATAGAGTCAATACTGGTAGCTAATTAAATAATTAAACAACGTCCCCTGCGAGGGAACCAATTAAACAACGTCCCCTGCGAGGGAACGTCCCCTGCGAGGGAACCCAACGTCCCCTGCGAGGGAACCCAACGTCCCCTGCGAGGGAACCCAACGTCCCCTGCGAGGGAACCCCACCACTTGGGAAAAGCCGGGGTCAAAAATCTGGGGTCAAGTCTTGAAAAGCAACTTTTTCTAAGTTGTCCCGGCTGATGCGGTTCACTTTCGTTCACCGCATCCTATCCCCCTGCCTGGGGTTTTTCCGTCAGGTCGCGGAAAAAGTCGGCGACGGTTTGCACGACGATGCCGGAGGTCTTCTCCGGCCTGTTCATATGGGGGCCGAAATGTTTGAGGTCGCCGGTCAGAAGGTGGGTGGAACCGCTCAGCAGGGCGGCTTCGAAGATGGGGCGGTCTTTGGCGGGGAGGTCGAGGGGACATTTC encodes the following:
- a CDS encoding transposase; translated protein: MPRQTRLDIPGLLQHVIVRGIERRNIFRTNTDRRDFVERLSRLLVETDTDCYAWALIPNHFHLLLKPKGCELKHFMRRLLTGYAVNFNKRYRRSGHLFQNRYKSIVCEEDAYLLELIRYIHLNPLRAGLVKNLEALARFPWCGHGVLLGNASMEGQSVKDVLTLFAEHPAPACKCYLAFVADGVAVGERPELVGGGLRRSCGQNISEEPQAFDERVLGGGDFVEKLSGLEPLKEGLAPKLDLGRLAHRVAEHFEIGIDELVERGRYPQRIAARDLFCYVAVRILGYSGVQAGKLLGLQRSAVSHAVRRGKVLAEQGGWRIESILVAN